The following proteins are co-located in the Flectobacillus major DSM 103 genome:
- a CDS encoding M42 family metallopeptidase has protein sequence MTENAKKFLYEYLNNASPTGFEASGQQIWLDYLKPYIDETIIDVYGTAVGVINPGQPYKVVIEAHADEISWFVNYIDDNGYVFVRRNGGSDAVIAPSMRCNLHTKNGVVKGVFGYPAIHVRDLAKDKAPTVNDIFIDLGAANKKEVEEMGIHVGTVVTFEDGLTELNNRYYVGRALDNRVGGFMIAEVARMLKENNVTLPFTLYVVNAVQEEIGLRGAEMIVRRLKPDVAIVTDVTHDTQAPMYNKKEQGDLKCGKGPVICYGPAVQNNLRDFIIDVATQKNIPFQRQAVSRSTGTDTDSFAYATEGVASALISLPLKYMHTTVETVHKDDVSAVIQLIYDSLLALQGNEDWRYIK, from the coding sequence ATGACTGAAAACGCAAAAAAATTCCTTTACGAATACCTCAACAATGCCTCTCCAACAGGCTTTGAAGCTTCTGGACAACAAATTTGGCTTGATTATTTGAAGCCTTACATCGATGAAACAATTATTGATGTTTATGGTACTGCTGTAGGAGTTATTAACCCTGGACAGCCTTACAAAGTAGTTATCGAGGCTCATGCCGACGAAATTTCATGGTTTGTCAACTATATCGACGACAACGGTTATGTTTTTGTACGTCGCAATGGTGGTTCTGATGCCGTAATTGCTCCGTCGATGCGTTGTAATTTGCATACCAAAAATGGCGTAGTAAAAGGTGTATTTGGCTACCCTGCTATTCACGTGCGTGACCTTGCCAAAGACAAAGCACCAACGGTAAACGACATTTTTATCGACCTTGGTGCTGCCAATAAAAAAGAAGTTGAAGAAATGGGAATTCATGTAGGCACTGTTGTGACTTTTGAAGACGGCCTAACCGAACTCAACAATCGTTACTATGTGGGTCGTGCTCTCGACAACCGTGTTGGAGGTTTTATGATTGCAGAGGTGGCTCGTATGCTGAAAGAAAACAATGTTACGCTTCCATTTACTTTATATGTTGTTAATGCCGTACAGGAAGAAATTGGTTTGCGTGGTGCCGAAATGATAGTACGTCGCCTCAAGCCCGATGTAGCAATTGTTACCGATGTAACCCACGATACGCAAGCTCCTATGTACAATAAAAAAGAACAAGGTGACCTAAAATGTGGCAAAGGCCCCGTTATTTGCTATGGCCCTGCGGTACAAAACAACCTTCGTGATTTTATTATTGATGTGGCTACTCAAAAAAATATTCCGTTTCAACGCCAAGCGGTATCACGTTCTACTGGTACAGACACCGACTCATTTGCGTATGCAACAGAGGGCGTAGCATCGGCCTTGATTTCATTGCCATTGAAATATATGCACACAACCGTAGAAACGGTTCATAAAGACGATGTTAGTGCAGTAATTCAATTGATTTATGATTCGTTGCTAGCACTACAAGGCAATGAAGATTGGAGATACATCAAATAA
- a CDS encoding SusC/RagA family TonB-linked outer membrane protein, translating into MKKSLLMTCLFAMLSCVGLLAQDRKVTGKVTSAEDGSGLPGVSVSIKGTTKGTQTDASGNFSIPIGGEGGTLRFSFVGFASKEVVIGSQGVINVQLVSDNQQLSEVVVTAQGIVREKKALGYSVTSLDKKSVEDRPQADVARVLQGKIPGVNVTSTSGVSGTGTNITIRGYSSITGSVQPLFVVDGVPFNSNTNTRGGFTGGGQSSSSRFLDIDPNNIENITVLKGLAATVTYGDQGRNGVILVTTKNGTKKARKTEYSVTQSVFTNTAHLPKYQNSYVGGFQQNLGYFFSNWGPTLEEAKIYPSQNTNTALTTHPYAFLTNTAARDALADYVASVSPYKMEFFPNNVKDFFRTGLISNTSMNISGGSEKVSFNVSAGYNKEQGYIPNNGLTRINLGLGLNAQLSKKLSINTSINFNNTDQTSPPLSAGQGNNALDFPSVLANVMFTPRQVDLMGWPYANPVDGSSVYFRSGNDIPNPRWILENYKTTGVVNRFFSATSFNLELAKDLAFLYKVGLDTYDETQEFMLNKGGVSFVNGLYNTLNFKNTIWDNSAIFSYTKTLSDKLTVAAKVGGNLRNDRFSLYNINSQNQLARGLFRHSNFIDNVASNLTTEQTRMGVFGEITADYENYLYLNVAGRNDWTSTVEKENRQIFYPSASISFVPTSAFKDLASNTISFLKIRGGVGTSAGFPNPYQTRNILNQNARGWFTTGAIQTHSVDNVLGNPNLKPELHTETEFGIEGRFFKNKLSVDLTLYRRDTRNLITSAPLDASTGYTSTTINVGKIRNQGIEFSLSGTPVVQGPFSWDVALTYSRNTPEVLDLGGTIQEVQISGFGSALGNYAIVGKPFNIIKGTGFRRDAQGRLLIDGSGNLQATASPVVLGDPNPAFLSSMTNTFNYKNFSLNVMVSYRHGGVIYSTTAGALLGRGLTIESGSETGYDRAQTYIFPGVKADGSPNDIQITASDINFNNVYFFGDEGRIYDGSTVRLQEVSLSYSLPKNLLSKFGIKGASLTFSGNNLWYKALHIPKGLNLDTDNLGLGVGNGLGFEFLTGPSSRRLGGTLKLTF; encoded by the coding sequence ATGAAGAAAAGTCTACTAATGACTTGCCTTTTTGCTATGCTCTCTTGTGTAGGATTACTTGCCCAAGATCGTAAAGTAACGGGGAAAGTGACTTCGGCCGAAGATGGGTCGGGTCTTCCTGGAGTATCGGTTTCTATAAAAGGTACTACCAAGGGAACACAAACAGATGCCAGTGGTAATTTCTCGATACCCATTGGTGGCGAAGGTGGAACATTAAGATTCTCATTTGTTGGATTTGCCTCCAAAGAAGTAGTTATCGGCAGCCAAGGAGTTATCAATGTTCAGCTCGTTAGCGATAACCAACAATTATCTGAAGTTGTAGTAACAGCTCAAGGGATTGTTCGAGAGAAAAAAGCCTTAGGTTATTCAGTTACTTCTTTAGACAAGAAAAGTGTTGAAGACCGCCCACAAGCCGACGTGGCAAGGGTATTGCAAGGCAAAATACCGGGTGTCAATGTTACATCTACATCGGGGGTATCGGGTACTGGTACCAACATCACCATTCGTGGTTATTCTTCTATTACAGGTTCTGTTCAGCCGCTTTTTGTTGTAGACGGCGTTCCTTTCAACTCAAATACTAATACTCGTGGTGGATTTACTGGTGGTGGGCAATCGTCGTCAAGTCGTTTCTTGGACATTGACCCCAACAATATTGAAAATATCACTGTACTGAAGGGACTTGCTGCAACGGTTACTTATGGTGATCAAGGTCGAAATGGTGTAATTTTGGTAACAACTAAAAATGGTACGAAAAAAGCCAGAAAAACAGAATACTCTGTTACGCAGTCGGTGTTTACCAATACGGCACACCTACCTAAATACCAAAATTCGTATGTAGGTGGTTTTCAACAAAACTTAGGGTATTTCTTTAGTAACTGGGGGCCAACCTTAGAAGAAGCCAAAATTTACCCTTCACAAAATACCAACACAGCATTAACCACTCACCCTTATGCTTTTTTGACCAATACTGCAGCAAGAGATGCTTTGGCTGATTATGTGGCTTCGGTAAGCCCTTACAAAATGGAGTTTTTTCCCAATAACGTAAAAGACTTTTTTCGTACAGGTTTGATCTCAAATACCTCGATGAACATATCGGGTGGTAGCGAAAAAGTAAGCTTTAATGTGTCGGCAGGTTATAATAAGGAACAAGGTTATATTCCTAATAACGGCTTAACCAGAATAAATCTGGGATTGGGTTTGAATGCTCAGCTTTCTAAGAAATTATCAATCAATACATCAATCAACTTTAATAATACCGACCAAACATCGCCTCCTTTGAGTGCAGGACAAGGAAATAATGCCTTAGATTTCCCTTCGGTATTGGCAAACGTGATGTTTACTCCTCGTCAAGTGGATTTGATGGGCTGGCCTTACGCCAATCCTGTAGATGGTAGCTCGGTGTATTTCCGTAGTGGCAATGATATTCCGAACCCAAGATGGATTTTGGAAAATTACAAAACAACAGGTGTCGTAAATCGTTTCTTCTCGGCTACTTCTTTTAACTTGGAGCTAGCCAAAGACCTTGCTTTTTTGTATAAAGTAGGTTTGGATACATACGATGAAACCCAAGAGTTTATGTTGAACAAAGGGGGTGTTTCGTTTGTGAATGGCCTTTATAATACGCTTAATTTCAAAAATACCATTTGGGATAACTCTGCTATATTCTCATATACCAAAACGTTGTCTGATAAGTTGACAGTAGCCGCCAAAGTAGGTGGAAACTTGCGTAATGATAGATTTTCATTATATAATATCAATAGCCAAAACCAGTTGGCTCGTGGCTTATTTCGTCATTCCAACTTTATTGATAACGTAGCAAGTAACCTTACTACCGAACAAACTCGTATGGGGGTATTTGGTGAAATTACGGCCGACTATGAAAACTATTTGTATTTGAATGTAGCAGGTAGAAATGACTGGACTTCGACAGTAGAAAAAGAAAACCGTCAGATATTTTACCCTTCTGCCAGTATATCGTTTGTACCAACCTCTGCGTTCAAAGACTTGGCCTCAAATACCATCAGCTTCCTAAAGATCAGAGGAGGGGTAGGTACGTCGGCTGGTTTCCCGAACCCATATCAGACACGTAATATTTTGAATCAGAATGCCAGAGGTTGGTTTACAACTGGAGCGATTCAAACACACTCTGTAGATAACGTTTTGGGTAATCCCAACCTAAAGCCTGAGCTTCATACCGAAACAGAGTTTGGTATAGAAGGTAGATTCTTCAAAAACAAACTAAGTGTAGATTTGACACTCTATCGCCGCGATACTCGTAACCTAATTACATCGGCACCACTCGATGCTTCTACAGGGTATACCAGTACTACTATCAACGTAGGTAAAATTCGCAACCAAGGTATCGAATTTAGTCTGTCGGGTACTCCTGTAGTACAAGGGCCATTTTCTTGGGATGTAGCCTTGACGTACTCTCGCAATACCCCCGAAGTGCTAGACTTGGGAGGTACTATTCAAGAAGTACAAATCAGTGGTTTTGGTTCAGCATTGGGCAACTATGCTATTGTGGGTAAGCCATTCAATATTATTAAAGGAACAGGTTTCCGTCGTGATGCCCAAGGCCGTTTATTGATTGATGGCTCTGGTAACTTACAGGCTACGGCTTCACCAGTAGTTTTAGGCGACCCTAACCCTGCATTTTTGAGTAGCATGACCAATACGTTTAATTACAAAAACTTTTCATTGAATGTAATGGTTTCGTATCGTCATGGCGGTGTAATTTATTCTACTACTGCAGGTGCATTGTTGGGTAGAGGCTTGACAATCGAGTCGGGTTCTGAAACAGGCTATGACCGTGCCCAAACCTATATTTTCCCAGGCGTAAAAGCGGATGGCTCACCAAATGATATTCAGATTACAGCTTCTGACATCAACTTCAATAACGTTTATTTCTTTGGTGATGAAGGTCGTATTTATGATGGCTCAACGGTACGTTTGCAAGAGGTATCACTTTCGTATAGCTTACCAAAAAACTTGCTATCTAAATTTGGTATCAAAGGCGCAAGCCTTACATTCTCGGGTAACAACCTTTGGTATAAAGCTCTTCATATTCCAAAAGGACTTAACCTTGATACAGACAACCTAGGTTTGGGTGTAGGTAATGGCCTTGGTTTTGAGTTTTTGACAGGCCCAAGCTCAAGAAGACTAGGAGGAACACTTAAATTAACATTCTAA
- a CDS encoding NAD-dependent epimerase/dehydratase family protein yields the protein MKSDILILGGTGSIGYAFTQNLLAKNRPVTLLVRNVAKAQGIFEPNPLLEIIEGDAQNGALLKELAQDKKVIFHGINYPYHEWKVNMMSVTQRIIEAASINNAQIIFPGNVYNYGNMATPIVENSPEKPCSIKGQLRVELETTLREAARQGKCNVLIVRLPDFWGENVQNEGVKPIFMNALKGKAMPWLIRIDIPHQAVYTPDAAEIMVRLMLATANSTFELYNYGGQIHDNIQTLFEQIAKQAHVKPKFMVYPKWMVAILAWFIPVLKEIQEMYYLYENTVVLNDDKLRNLFPDFHETSLEEAIQNTLRWFKQYSK from the coding sequence ATGAAATCAGATATTCTTATTTTAGGGGGTACAGGTAGTATTGGATATGCTTTTACCCAAAATCTGCTGGCAAAAAATAGGCCAGTAACTTTGTTGGTTCGTAATGTGGCAAAAGCTCAGGGCATATTTGAACCAAACCCACTGCTAGAAATAATAGAGGGCGATGCCCAAAACGGAGCGTTATTAAAGGAATTGGCTCAAGACAAAAAGGTGATTTTTCATGGCATTAATTATCCGTATCACGAATGGAAAGTAAATATGATGTCGGTAACTCAGCGTATTATTGAGGCCGCTAGTATTAATAATGCTCAAATTATTTTTCCTGGCAATGTCTATAATTATGGTAATATGGCTACGCCAATTGTAGAAAATAGCCCCGAAAAACCGTGTTCCATAAAAGGACAACTTCGTGTTGAGCTGGAAACAACTTTGAGAGAAGCTGCTCGGCAAGGAAAATGTAATGTTTTGATAGTAAGGCTCCCCGATTTTTGGGGCGAAAATGTTCAAAACGAAGGAGTAAAGCCTATTTTTATGAATGCCTTAAAAGGTAAAGCCATGCCATGGCTTATTAGGATAGATATTCCTCATCAAGCGGTTTATACGCCCGATGCCGCTGAAATAATGGTAAGGCTGATGCTGGCAACAGCTAATAGTACTTTTGAACTTTATAATTATGGTGGGCAAATCCATGACAATATCCAGACACTTTTTGAGCAAATTGCTAAGCAGGCTCATGTAAAGCCCAAATTTATGGTATATCCCAAATGGATGGTAGCCATTTTGGCTTGGTTTATTCCTGTGCTGAAGGAAATACAAGAAATGTATTATCTCTATGAGAATACAGTAGTGCTAAATGATGATAAGCTAAGAAATTTGTTTCCCGACTTTCATGAAACATCTTTGGAGGAAGCTATTCAAAATACTTTACGTTGGTTTAAACAATATTCAAAATGA
- a CDS encoding SusD/RagB family nutrient-binding outer membrane lipoprotein, translated as MIKKIKIGLFVLSALIVSSCKLDLLDNPNAVTTNNTDINYLASQIQVTYAGHFNQVSDPGMRLTRVLHAGAAIYDNAVTPGGLDNTWTNAYAGILNDIKTLIPLAEKGEFFVHAGVARVLRASVLVNFVDVFGDVPYTEALDPANFNPKVDAGATIYTVALADIDKAIENFNAKSKSGLTTDLYYGGTIDNWIRMANTLKLKILLNRRLIDPSGSRTAINALITGNKLISSTAQNFVFKYGTNQVNPDNRHPRYAGQYSPTGGGDYQSNAYMGGMYDKKDPRIRAYFYRQVVVNSKDVNEIRCITNQKPNHYAATDYYCLPTNVGYWGRDHLSNEGIPPDGLKRTAWGLYPAGGLYDDNAGKPVSLVAGAAGAGIHPILMSGFTDFMLAESALTLETAGDAKALLESAVRKSMNDVRTFMLASAEAGKIATFEAANNIVWANEVNAYVKAVLDAYAAAPTTADKLNIVATEYWYSLFGNGIEAYNLYRRTGMPRNLQPALDANPGAFIRSFYYPTSFISRNVNAKQKANMTTPVFWDNNPANLFK; from the coding sequence ATGATCAAGAAAATAAAAATAGGTCTGTTTGTGTTGTCTGCCCTAATAGTCAGTTCTTGTAAACTAGACTTGCTCGACAACCCAAACGCTGTGACTACCAACAATACGGATATTAACTATTTGGCTAGTCAAATACAAGTTACTTATGCGGGGCATTTTAACCAAGTTAGCGACCCCGGAATGCGTCTTACACGTGTTTTACATGCTGGTGCGGCTATTTATGATAATGCCGTAACCCCAGGAGGGTTGGATAATACTTGGACAAATGCTTATGCTGGTATTTTGAATGACATCAAAACACTTATTCCTCTTGCAGAGAAAGGTGAGTTTTTTGTACATGCAGGTGTAGCCCGAGTATTACGAGCATCGGTTTTGGTAAATTTTGTGGATGTATTTGGTGACGTGCCTTATACAGAAGCTTTAGACCCTGCAAACTTTAACCCTAAAGTAGATGCTGGAGCTACCATTTATACCGTTGCATTGGCCGATATTGATAAGGCGATTGAAAACTTCAACGCTAAATCTAAATCTGGGCTAACAACCGACCTATACTATGGCGGTACTATAGATAACTGGATTAGAATGGCCAATACTCTGAAGCTGAAAATATTATTGAACCGCCGACTAATAGACCCAAGTGGTTCTCGTACAGCTATTAATGCTTTGATTACGGGCAATAAGTTGATTTCTTCAACAGCTCAAAACTTTGTATTCAAATATGGTACAAACCAAGTAAACCCCGATAACCGCCATCCAAGATATGCAGGACAATACTCTCCAACAGGTGGCGGCGACTATCAGTCAAATGCTTATATGGGTGGAATGTACGATAAAAAAGACCCACGTATTCGTGCTTATTTCTATCGTCAGGTAGTAGTTAACTCCAAAGATGTTAATGAAATTCGTTGTATAACCAACCAAAAGCCTAACCACTATGCTGCCACAGATTACTACTGCTTGCCAACCAATGTAGGGTACTGGGGGCGTGACCATCTTAGCAACGAAGGTATTCCACCAGATGGCTTGAAAAGAACAGCTTGGGGGCTTTATCCTGCGGGTGGTTTGTACGATGATAACGCTGGTAAGCCTGTATCGTTGGTAGCAGGTGCAGCAGGTGCAGGTATTCATCCAATCTTGATGTCTGGATTTACGGATTTTATGCTTGCTGAATCGGCTTTGACATTAGAAACTGCGGGCGATGCCAAGGCTTTACTAGAGTCGGCCGTTAGAAAGTCAATGAATGATGTAAGAACGTTTATGTTGGCTTCGGCCGAGGCTGGGAAAATTGCAACATTTGAAGCAGCGAACAATATTGTATGGGCCAACGAAGTAAATGCCTATGTAAAAGCAGTATTAGATGCTTATGCTGCAGCTCCTACCACTGCCGACAAACTCAATATTGTTGCAACAGAATACTGGTATAGTTTGTTTGGCAATGGTATCGAAGCTTATAACTTGTATCGTCGTACAGGTATGCCTCGCAACCTACAGCCTGCACTCGACGCAAACCCTGGTGCTTTTATTCGTTCGTTCTATTATCCAACTTCGTTTATCAGCAGAAATGTCAATGCTAAGCAAAAAGCCAATATGACAACGCCGGTATTCTGGGATAATAATCCAGCTAACTTGTTTAAATAA
- a CDS encoding DUF4260 domain-containing protein: MMKTLLKLEELAQFVAGIILFNYLPYAWWYFLVLILLPDIGMLGYLINTKTGAWIYNLFHHKAVALTILTIGYYQHNHILLLVGVILWSHAAMDRLMGYGLKYEDSFKHTSLS, translated from the coding sequence ATGATGAAAACTTTATTGAAATTAGAAGAATTGGCTCAGTTTGTAGCAGGAATAATACTTTTCAACTATTTGCCTTATGCTTGGTGGTATTTTTTGGTATTGATTTTACTGCCAGATATTGGAATGTTGGGTTACTTGATTAATACCAAAACAGGAGCATGGATATACAACCTATTTCACCACAAAGCAGTTGCCCTTACGATATTAACAATAGGATATTATCAGCACAACCATATTTTACTTTTGGTAGGAGTGATATTGTGGAGTCATGCGGCAATGGATAGATTGATGGGCTATGGCCTAAAATACGAGGATTCCTTTAAGCATACTTCGCTGAGTTAG
- a CDS encoding RagB/SusD family nutrient uptake outer membrane protein gives MKKIKITALSLLLMGGMLTSCKDQLDIQNPNQPTPASAATETGVVGLAQGAIYVNGFTSSGDKYYDGVVGAFYNGVVGFHEMMGDVVAAEAANTYMNNLSAPNEVILDDGTKVANPNSPSAQITLLRAINVNAQQGGNPGFHEWAMMYGLNNAANSVLEVVGKTTFSGDAATKQNTLKAWAYFWKGFAYSRIGSMYYAGLINNTSGSTNGNYVSKEKVIEEANANFDKAAALLNGITNTAEYTTILTALIPSYFQTGKGAVPTPAQWIKNLNTLKARNIVVNTPAASITAAQWGTVLTLTNAGVGSSDPVFAGNTNSTGDIFSPLSYSVAARCVGANAAGGTYKISERLIQDFNAGDKRLANNFNQFAVWVGNSDRGNAFNTRWALKDGGNGLAGVMVYTNRTAGQAELYMVGSYEENELMKAEAKLYTGDIAGAAASIDNVRKYQGAGLAAITATDLATVKEELRKERRVALAFRGLAFYDARRWGVLDSGRKNAVVISKDGKTINTKATINYGYLDYWDVPDNELAYNPAAAGSAAIKNPK, from the coding sequence ATGAAAAAGATAAAAATAACTGCACTATCATTGCTACTTATGGGTGGCATGCTAACATCGTGCAAAGATCAACTCGATATTCAGAACCCCAACCAACCAACACCCGCTAGTGCTGCTACAGAAACAGGTGTAGTTGGCCTTGCTCAAGGAGCTATCTATGTCAATGGATTTACGTCGTCGGGCGATAAATACTATGACGGTGTAGTAGGTGCATTCTATAATGGTGTTGTAGGGTTTCATGAAATGATGGGTGATGTAGTAGCTGCCGAAGCTGCCAACACTTATATGAACAACCTTTCAGCTCCTAATGAAGTAATCCTAGACGATGGTACAAAGGTGGCAAACCCTAACTCGCCAAGTGCTCAGATTACCTTGTTGCGTGCTATCAACGTAAATGCTCAGCAAGGCGGAAACCCAGGTTTTCATGAGTGGGCAATGATGTATGGCTTGAATAATGCTGCCAATTCGGTATTAGAGGTGGTTGGAAAAACTACTTTTTCGGGCGATGCTGCTACCAAACAAAATACGTTGAAAGCTTGGGCTTATTTCTGGAAAGGTTTTGCATACTCTCGTATTGGCTCGATGTACTATGCAGGTTTGATTAACAATACCTCGGGTTCAACAAACGGTAACTATGTTTCAAAAGAAAAAGTTATCGAAGAAGCTAATGCTAATTTTGACAAAGCCGCTGCGTTGCTAAATGGCATTACCAATACGGCTGAATATACTACTATATTAACGGCATTGATTCCAAGCTATTTCCAAACTGGTAAAGGGGCTGTACCAACACCTGCTCAATGGATCAAAAACTTGAATACCCTAAAAGCTCGTAATATTGTGGTAAATACTCCTGCCGCTTCTATAACAGCCGCTCAATGGGGTACAGTATTGACATTGACCAATGCTGGTGTAGGTTCGTCAGACCCTGTATTTGCAGGAAATACCAACTCAACAGGTGATATTTTCTCTCCATTGTCGTACAGTGTAGCAGCTCGTTGTGTAGGTGCCAATGCTGCAGGGGGTACGTACAAAATCTCGGAACGTCTGATTCAGGATTTTAATGCTGGTGATAAACGCTTGGCTAATAACTTCAATCAATTTGCTGTTTGGGTTGGTAACTCTGACCGTGGCAATGCTTTTAATACTCGTTGGGCATTAAAAGATGGAGGTAATGGATTGGCAGGTGTAATGGTTTATACAAACCGTACTGCGGGTCAAGCTGAGTTGTATATGGTAGGTAGCTACGAAGAAAACGAACTGATGAAGGCTGAAGCAAAATTATATACTGGCGATATTGCTGGTGCGGCTGCTAGTATCGACAATGTTCGTAAATACCAAGGAGCTGGCTTAGCTGCTATTACAGCTACAGACTTAGCTACAGTAAAAGAAGAACTTCGCAAAGAAAGACGTGTAGCTTTGGCTTTCCGAGGTTTAGCATTTTATGATGCTCGTCGTTGGGGTGTACTTGACAGTGGCCGTAAAAATGCGGTAGTTATTTCTAAAGATGGAAAGACTATCAATACTAAAGCTACTATCAACTATGGCTATCTTGATTATTGGGATGTTCCAGACAACGAATTGGCGTACAATCCTGCAGCTGCTGGTAGTGCTGCTATCAAGAATCCGAAATAA
- a CDS encoding AraC family transcriptional regulator — MNKTLSVGSVNMILWAAQCKGVPQQAIIDAVGIDPVILNNPDNRLAIKTVQAIWQEVIAYSQMPNIPVCMGEIINPVSVGILAYIMMHSPTMGKAIDKLCQYQDIACNAVMTIQEHTEQQVILKFEVNSTDIIYPHYAVESEMSVYISAFRALSQSDFPLDAIYLMYPPTADVAEYQRVFGCPVYFNSSENKMIFSKSLLERRIINANPHLFNIFEQHAQDLLAQLQPKEAFSDIIRVEIVKSLKGEEPSLGNIAKQLGIGIRSIQQKLKAEGITFQQLLEQSRKELAIKHLQQVHSSTTDIAYLLGYSDPSVFFRSFKKWTGQTPTMFRNRLLV, encoded by the coding sequence ATGAACAAAACACTCTCGGTTGGGTCGGTCAATATGATTTTATGGGCTGCTCAGTGCAAAGGCGTTCCACAACAAGCCATTATTGATGCTGTTGGAATAGACCCAGTCATTCTAAACAACCCCGATAATAGGCTTGCTATCAAAACAGTACAGGCTATTTGGCAAGAAGTCATAGCGTATTCTCAAATGCCTAATATTCCTGTGTGTATGGGCGAAATCATCAATCCTGTCTCGGTAGGTATTCTGGCATATATCATGATGCACTCGCCCACTATGGGCAAGGCCATCGACAAACTTTGTCAGTATCAAGATATTGCTTGTAATGCAGTAATGACCATTCAAGAACATACCGAACAACAAGTTATTCTTAAATTTGAAGTAAATTCGACCGACATTATTTATCCTCATTATGCCGTAGAGTCAGAAATGTCGGTATATATTAGTGCATTTAGGGCCTTATCGCAGTCTGATTTTCCCCTCGATGCCATCTATCTTATGTACCCACCCACTGCCGATGTAGCAGAATATCAACGTGTTTTTGGATGTCCTGTCTATTTTAATAGTTCAGAAAACAAGATGATATTTTCAAAAAGTCTACTAGAAAGGCGTATTATCAATGCCAATCCTCATTTATTCAATATCTTTGAACAACACGCTCAGGATTTACTGGCACAGCTCCAGCCCAAAGAAGCGTTTAGCGATATTATTAGGGTCGAAATTGTAAAAAGCCTCAAAGGAGAAGAACCTTCACTTGGTAATATTGCCAAACAACTGGGCATTGGCATTAGAAGTATCCAGCAAAAGCTCAAAGCAGAAGGTATTACTTTTCAGCAACTTTTAGAGCAATCTCGGAAAGAACTAGCCATAAAACATCTTCAGCAGGTTCATTCTAGTACCACCGACATTGCGTATTTGCTTGGCTATTCCGACCCAAGTGTATTTTTTCGGTCTTTCAAAAAATGGACAGGTCAAACACCCACCATGTTTAGAAACAGACTCTTGGTATAG